A genomic window from Flavobacterium azooxidireducens includes:
- a CDS encoding murein L,D-transpeptidase catalytic domain family protein, whose amino-acid sequence MNYKILSVLLFGLFSFTTPSNNTTDPKIIASNSKVTFESKVISLYNNLDAKNFKLPQLESFTKALEGFYQLKQKGLIQNDILTLVDFSLSANSKRMWVIDMSTNTVLYHSLVAHGRNSGEEFATAFSNKSESYQSSLGFYLTGETYQGKHGLSLRLDGLERGINDKARERAVVIHGADYVSEQFIKQNKRLGRSQGCPALPVELNQEIIKTIKDKSCLFIYHPSRSYKVASKLIS is encoded by the coding sequence ATGAATTACAAGATTTTATCGGTTTTGTTGTTTGGATTATTTTCATTTACAACACCATCAAATAATACCACAGACCCTAAAATTATCGCATCCAATAGCAAAGTAACTTTTGAATCAAAAGTGATTTCTTTGTATAATAATTTAGATGCTAAAAATTTTAAACTTCCGCAATTAGAGAGTTTTACCAAGGCTTTAGAGGGTTTTTACCAACTAAAGCAAAAAGGTTTAATTCAAAATGATATCCTTACGCTTGTCGATTTTAGTTTGTCTGCCAATTCCAAAAGAATGTGGGTAATTGACATGAGCACCAACACGGTTTTATATCATTCCTTAGTGGCACACGGAAGAAATTCAGGTGAAGAATTTGCTACCGCTTTTTCCAATAAATCAGAATCATATCAAAGCAGTTTAGGTTTTTACTTAACCGGAGAAACGTATCAAGGAAAGCATGGTCTTTCACTTCGTTTGGATGGTTTGGAAAGAGGAATTAATGACAAAGCTCGCGAAAGAGCGGTTGTGATTCATGGTGCAGATTATGTGTCTGAGCAATTCATCAAACAAAACAAACGTTTAGGAAGAAGTCAAGGTTGTCCAGCGTTGCCGGTAGAATTGAACCAAGAAATTATCAAAACGATAAAAGACAAATCATGTTTGTTTATTTATCATCCGTCAAGAAGTTATAAAGTTGCTTCGAAGTTAATTTCGTAG
- a CDS encoding M1 family metallopeptidase encodes MKKFLFLGLLPALLFAQEKTETKREPGHYDTNKFSQMYDLLATPNMFRTASGAPGPAYYQQQADYKMDIVLDDKNKRLDGVETITYHNNSPDELEYLWVQLDQNMRSRQSKTPLIESQKMDGSIPVDGFVKKYMNEGFDGGFNIDYVHDEAGKPLSHTFNQTMMRINLPTPLKPNQKVSFSIKWWYNINNYRVDGGRSGYEEFEKDGNRLYVIAQFFPRMAVYNDVEGWQNMQFWGRGEFALPFGNYDVNITVPADHVLEATGVLLNRKDVFTSEQIKRYEQAEKTFDKPVLIITPDEAKANEKGFSTKTKTWKFRAENVRDYAFSTSRKFIYDAMAVKLDTKNVMAISLYPNESNPLWEEFSTRAVAQTLITYSRHTFDYPYHKAISISAEDQGMEYPMICWNYGRPDANGFVSDRIKYGMISVIIHEIGHNYFPMIVNSDERQWSWMDEGLDTFLQYLAEQDFIENYPSSRGPASKIVPYMSGDQRFLEPIMSNSEGIHQFGANAYSKPATGLNILRETIMGRELFDHAFKTYANRWKFKHPTPEDFFRTMEDASAVDLDWFWRGWFFSTDYVDIGIKEVKQFFVTDEPTAELKDVKARRGRFGTATGPYVYLVESNHKELKSNRKKALANEDISSLNDFISTKFSAEEKAKLKSPKYFYEVEFDKPGGMIMPIIVELQFEDGTSETHHFPAQIWRKSNQTATRVFATEKPIKKIQLDPKLETADIDVTNNTWPKEAVKSKFDELDKSK; translated from the coding sequence ATGAAGAAGTTTTTATTTTTGGGTTTGCTTCCAGCATTGTTATTTGCCCAGGAAAAAACCGAAACCAAACGCGAGCCGGGTCATTATGATACCAATAAATTCAGTCAGATGTATGACTTATTGGCAACGCCCAATATGTTCAGAACGGCTTCCGGTGCTCCGGGACCGGCTTACTATCAACAGCAAGCCGACTATAAAATGGACATCGTTCTAGATGATAAAAACAAACGTTTAGACGGTGTTGAAACCATTACCTATCACAACAATTCTCCAGATGAATTAGAATATTTATGGGTTCAATTAGACCAAAATATGCGTTCTCGTCAATCGAAAACACCATTAATCGAAAGCCAAAAAATGGACGGTTCTATTCCTGTGGATGGTTTTGTGAAAAAATATATGAATGAAGGTTTCGATGGCGGTTTCAACATCGATTATGTACATGATGAGGCAGGAAAACCACTTTCGCATACCTTCAATCAAACGATGATGCGAATTAATTTGCCAACACCTTTAAAACCAAATCAAAAAGTTTCTTTCTCTATCAAGTGGTGGTACAACATCAATAATTATAGAGTAGATGGCGGTCGTTCAGGCTACGAAGAATTTGAAAAAGACGGTAACAGATTGTACGTTATTGCTCAATTTTTCCCAAGAATGGCGGTTTATAATGATGTAGAAGGTTGGCAAAATATGCAATTTTGGGGTCGCGGCGAGTTTGCTCTTCCTTTCGGAAATTATGACGTTAACATCACGGTTCCTGCCGATCACGTGCTAGAAGCAACCGGCGTTTTACTCAACCGAAAAGATGTTTTTACATCCGAACAAATCAAACGCTACGAACAAGCTGAAAAAACATTTGATAAGCCGGTTTTAATCATCACACCGGACGAAGCAAAAGCCAATGAAAAAGGTTTTTCTACCAAAACAAAAACGTGGAAATTTAGGGCAGAAAACGTGCGTGATTACGCCTTTTCAACATCTCGAAAATTCATTTATGATGCGATGGCGGTGAAATTGGATACCAAAAATGTGATGGCGATTTCACTTTATCCAAACGAAAGTAATCCGTTATGGGAAGAATTTTCAACTCGTGCAGTTGCTCAAACCTTGATTACGTATTCACGTCACACATTCGATTATCCGTACCACAAAGCCATTTCTATTTCTGCCGAAGATCAAGGAATGGAATACCCAATGATTTGTTGGAATTACGGTCGTCCCGATGCCAACGGATTTGTGTCAGACCGTATCAAATACGGAATGATTAGCGTAATTATCCACGAAATCGGACACAATTATTTCCCAATGATTGTCAATTCCGACGAACGTCAATGGTCTTGGATGGATGAAGGTTTGGATACATTTTTGCAATATTTAGCCGAACAGGATTTTATCGAAAATTACCCATCAAGTCGCGGTCCGGCGAGCAAAATAGTTCCTTATATGAGTGGCGACCAACGGTTTTTAGAACCAATTATGTCCAACTCTGAAGGCATTCACCAATTTGGAGCCAACGCTTATTCCAAACCTGCAACCGGATTAAATATTTTGCGTGAAACCATTATGGGTCGCGAGTTGTTTGACCACGCTTTTAAAACCTATGCCAACCGTTGGAAATTCAAACATCCAACTCCGGAAGATTTCTTCAGAACGATGGAAGACGCTTCTGCCGTTGATTTAGATTGGTTTTGGAGAGGCTGGTTTTTCTCCACCGATTACGTCGATATCGGCATCAAAGAAGTCAAACAATTTTTCGTGACCGATGAACCAACGGCCGAATTGAAAGACGTAAAAGCCCGCAGAGGTCGTTTCGGAACTGCGACCGGACCTTACGTTTATTTGGTCGAATCTAATCATAAAGAACTCAAAAGTAATCGTAAAAAAGCATTAGCAAACGAAGATATTAGTTCGCTAAACGACTTTATTTCAACCAAGTTCTCAGCCGAAGAAAAAGCAAAATTAAAATCGCCAAAATATTTCTACGAAGTAGAATTTGATAAACCGGGCGGAATGATAATGCCAATTATCG
- a CDS encoding carboxypeptidase-like regulatory domain-containing protein yields MTKNYFFLLMLFTSLSWSQDTITKVCKGKIITDSNQFQDIHIINLSTKRGSVSSKEGYFTIQAKKGDTLVFSAVHLVGLEVVLDDENWENELLIIKMENVTEQFDEVIVQAYPHINAVSLGIIPKGQKSYTPAERRYSAASNSNAQLGLNTSFSVDPIINMFSGRTAMLKKALETEGKVNLISRIKELFDDAFLTQKLSLPLEYLNGFRFFIVEDANFINSIKRDNKNLATFLIGELAEKYKNILLNEQK; encoded by the coding sequence ATGACCAAAAATTACTTCTTCCTTTTAATGCTGTTTACCTCGCTAAGCTGGTCGCAAGACACGATTACAAAGGTATGTAAAGGTAAAATTATAACCGATTCTAATCAGTTTCAGGATATTCACATTATTAATCTTAGCACCAAACGAGGTTCTGTTTCTTCTAAAGAAGGATATTTTACGATTCAAGCCAAAAAAGGCGATACATTGGTTTTTTCTGCCGTGCATTTGGTTGGTTTAGAAGTAGTTTTGGATGATGAAAACTGGGAAAATGAGCTGCTCATCATCAAAATGGAAAACGTAACGGAGCAGTTTGATGAAGTGATTGTGCAAGCTTATCCGCATATTAATGCAGTTAGTTTAGGCATCATCCCCAAAGGACAAAAAAGTTATACGCCGGCTGAAAGACGGTATAGTGCTGCTTCCAATTCCAATGCACAATTGGGTTTAAATACTTCTTTTTCTGTAGATCCGATTATTAATATGTTTTCTGGAAGAACGGCAATGCTTAAAAAAGCATTGGAAACGGAAGGAAAAGTAAATTTAATTTCTCGAATCAAAGAGTTGTTTGATGATGCGTTTTTGACTCAAAAATTGTCGCTTCCTTTGGAATATTTGAATGGTTTCCGTTTCTTTATCGTAGAAGATGCTAATTTTATCAATTCAATTAAACGCGATAATAAAAATTTGGCCACTTTTTTGATAGGAGAATTAGCAGAAAAATATAAAAACATCCTGCTCAATGAGCAAAAGTAA
- a CDS encoding carboxypeptidase-like regulatory domain-containing protein translates to MKNNKLLLLLTLLFAQFSFAQLGSREIIKGQIISEATAIDNVTVFNISSNKGAVTDNLGFFTMYARPSDTLVFSSVIFKSKKLVLTEHDFKVIILKIKLEEFINELDEVIVTPSTLTGNLEKDAKNIKVTDKQSAFNSSEISDMQMEKDFQSTQFNTAMPSDLSIPYGMDFVKIGKMVGKLFGYEKSKNQPIVFTSNKNFQEAVKDKFTYHFFTETLGLKQEEIGLFLNYCDSDPKVRKLLATDKEIDLIDFLISKSKEYKNLPKD, encoded by the coding sequence ATGAAAAATAACAAACTACTACTCTTACTGACTTTACTTTTTGCTCAATTTTCTTTTGCTCAATTGGGTTCAAGAGAAATTATAAAAGGACAAATTATTTCCGAAGCAACAGCAATCGATAATGTTACTGTGTTTAACATTTCATCCAACAAAGGAGCGGTAACCGATAATTTAGGCTTTTTTACGATGTATGCCAGACCATCGGATACGTTGGTTTTTTCGAGTGTGATTTTTAAATCGAAAAAATTGGTTTTAACCGAACACGATTTCAAAGTCATCATTTTAAAAATTAAATTAGAAGAGTTTATCAATGAATTGGATGAAGTTATTGTAACGCCTTCAACCCTTACAGGTAATCTAGAAAAAGATGCCAAAAACATCAAAGTTACCGATAAACAAAGTGCTTTTAACAGCAGCGAAATTTCCGATATGCAAATGGAAAAAGATTTTCAATCTACGCAATTTAACACCGCCATGCCAAGCGATTTGTCGATTCCGTATGGGATGGATTTTGTAAAAATTGGAAAAATGGTTGGCAAACTTTTTGGATATGAAAAAAGTAAAAATCAACCCATTGTTTTCACCTCAAATAAAAATTTCCAAGAAGCAGTGAAAGACAAATTCACCTATCATTTTTTCACAGAAACCTTAGGTTTAAAACAAGAAGAAATTGGTTTGTTTCTCAATTATTGCGACTCCGACCCTAAAGTCAGAAAACTATTGGCAACCGACAAAGAAATCGATTTAATTGATTTTTTAATCAGTAAAAGCAAAGAATACAAAAACCTTCCAAAAGATTAA
- the pepE gene encoding dipeptidase PepE — MKNLLIASTSTLHGGNYLDYLLPEITLHFAQCKTILFVPYARPGGISHDDYTLKVKTFFALLNKEVRGLNEFNNPTEAIEKAEGIFTGGGNTFLLVTQLHQNNQMQTLKKAIENGTPYLGTSAGSNICGLTMQTTNDMPIIYPPSFETLGAIPFNLNPHYFDADLQSKHMGETRETRIKEFHQFNQQPVIGLREGSWLDVKGDQIVLKGELSARLFRQNQEAIEVESGSEMGKFQ; from the coding sequence ATGAAAAACCTACTTATTGCCAGCACTTCTACCCTACATGGCGGAAATTATCTCGATTATTTGTTACCCGAAATAACCCTTCATTTTGCCCAATGCAAAACTATTCTCTTTGTGCCGTATGCCAGACCGGGCGGAATTTCGCATGATGATTATACGCTAAAAGTAAAAACATTTTTTGCCTTGCTGAACAAAGAAGTGAGAGGTCTAAACGAATTCAATAATCCAACCGAAGCTATAGAAAAAGCAGAAGGTATTTTTACCGGAGGCGGAAACACGTTTTTACTCGTTACGCAACTCCACCAAAACAACCAAATGCAAACGCTCAAAAAAGCCATCGAAAACGGCACACCTTATTTGGGAACCAGTGCCGGAAGCAACATTTGCGGACTCACGATGCAAACCACCAACGACATGCCGATTATTTATCCGCCGAGTTTTGAAACGTTGGGAGCCATTCCGTTTAATTTGAATCCGCACTACTTCGATGCCGATTTGCAGTCGAAACACATGGGCGAAACTCGCGAAACACGCATCAAAGAATTTCATCAATTCAATCAACAACCTGTGATTGGTTTGCGAGAAGGCAGCTGGCTCGATGTAAAAGGAGATCAAATTGTGTTAAAAGGAGAATTATCCGCACGATTATTTCGGCAGAATCAGGAAGCGATTGAGGTGGAAAGTGGGAGTGAGATGGGGAAGTTTCAATAG
- a CDS encoding L,D-transpeptidase family protein, with amino-acid sequence MKHFYLLFFVLVLISCNKKKNPDSTKKPLPVEITDEGKVLAIDSTFISKTNDSIVATFYQSNENRTFWLAFNCRESLLTILNTVEEEGLNSKDFDLKKITKLEKSIQSLSDKELVEYDLMLTQNLKKYVEKTAKGSLNPKELYKDWDLKENKIDVQQLLLNFQRKDSFDFAVNEVKPQHIVYQKLKNSLKIINQFPDENFKKLEIKDKIVLNDTNDVLIEVKKRLAYWYDMKKPDSLTNIYDETTFNAVKNFQSRHGLAPDGVIGKGTIASLNFTKQKRKEQIIANMERWRWFPRNFEKEYLIINIPDYSLQVVKEKDTVKTHRIIVGKASRSTPILSSKLSYVVFNPTWTVPPTILKEDVIPAATKNRGYFASKNITIYSGSTVVSPYDWNPAKGRSYRYVQSPGSFNSLGLVKIMFPNRFSVYLHDTNTRGYFERENRSLSSGCVRVQNPFELTEYLLDDPENWNKEKIDEVLAESETKNVSFTKPIYLHLLYWTAWSDKNLLIFRDDIYGLDAELYKKLRN; translated from the coding sequence ATGAAGCATTTTTACCTACTTTTTTTTGTACTCGTTTTGATTTCTTGCAACAAGAAAAAAAACCCTGATTCCACCAAAAAACCTCTTCCTGTTGAAATTACCGACGAAGGAAAAGTATTGGCAATTGATTCAACTTTCATTTCAAAAACAAACGATTCTATTGTTGCTACATTCTATCAATCGAATGAAAACAGAACGTTTTGGTTGGCATTCAATTGTCGAGAATCCCTTCTAACTATTTTGAATACTGTGGAAGAAGAAGGTTTAAATTCAAAAGATTTCGATTTAAAAAAAATTACAAAACTCGAAAAATCAATTCAATCGTTATCTGATAAAGAATTGGTTGAATATGATTTGATGCTTACGCAAAATCTAAAAAAATATGTAGAAAAAACGGCCAAAGGTTCTTTAAACCCTAAAGAATTATACAAAGATTGGGATTTAAAAGAAAACAAAATCGATGTGCAACAATTGCTTTTGAATTTTCAGCGAAAAGATTCGTTTGATTTTGCGGTAAACGAAGTTAAACCTCAACATATTGTTTATCAAAAACTAAAAAACAGTTTGAAAATAATCAATCAATTTCCGGATGAAAATTTCAAAAAACTGGAAATCAAAGACAAAATTGTACTAAATGATACAAATGATGTGTTAATCGAAGTAAAAAAACGACTTGCCTATTGGTACGACATGAAAAAACCGGATTCGTTGACTAACATTTATGATGAAACTACGTTTAATGCCGTTAAAAATTTCCAAAGTCGGCACGGTTTGGCTCCCGACGGCGTAATTGGAAAAGGAACAATTGCCTCGCTGAATTTTACCAAACAAAAAAGAAAAGAACAAATTATTGCCAACATGGAACGCTGGCGATGGTTTCCGCGAAATTTTGAAAAAGAATACCTCATCATCAACATTCCCGACTATTCGTTGCAGGTGGTGAAAGAAAAAGATACGGTAAAAACACACCGAATTATTGTGGGAAAAGCCAGTAGAAGCACGCCTATTTTGTCTTCCAAATTGAGTTATGTGGTTTTTAATCCAACCTGGACCGTTCCTCCCACAATTTTAAAAGAAGACGTGATTCCGGCAGCTACCAAAAACAGAGGTTATTTTGCTTCCAAAAACATTACAATTTATAGCGGAAGCACTGTTGTGAGTCCGTATGATTGGAATCCGGCCAAAGGAAGATCGTACCGTTATGTGCAATCTCCGGGAAGCTTCAATTCGCTCGGATTGGTTAAAATTATGTTTCCAAATCGCTTTTCAGTTTATCTGCATGACACGAACACAAGAGGATATTTTGAACGAGAGAATCGTTCGTTGAGTTCAGGCTGTGTTAGGGTTCAAAATCCGTTTGAATTAACCGAATATCTTCTTGATGATCCTGAAAATTGGAATAAAGAAAAAATTGATGAAGTGTTGGCTGAATCAGAAACAAAAAATGTAAGTTTTACCAAACCAATTTACCTGCATCTTTTATATTGGACAGCTTGGAGCGATAAAAATCTACTAATTTTTAGAGATGATATTTACGGTTTGGATGCCGAATTGTATAAAAAACTACGAAATTAA
- a CDS encoding GNAT family N-acetyltransferase — protein MLTLKEITALDTYSVRHPVLREGKPVETCHFEGDNLQSTIHLGLYINCALIGVVSLFKNKNEAFEEKTQFQIRGMAVLKHHQKRGYGEKLLHEAELHAEKYKCNVLWFNARENAIPFYEKTGYSVHGNPFEIGDIGTHFVMYKKMNPIS, from the coding sequence ATGCTTACTTTAAAAGAAATAACGGCTTTGGATACTTATTCTGTGCGGCATCCCGTTCTTCGGGAAGGAAAACCGGTGGAAACCTGCCACTTTGAAGGAGATAATTTGCAGTCAACCATTCATCTTGGTTTGTATATTAACTGTGCTTTAATTGGTGTTGTTTCACTTTTTAAAAACAAAAACGAAGCCTTTGAAGAAAAAACGCAGTTTCAAATTCGGGGAATGGCAGTCTTAAAACATCATCAAAAAAGAGGCTACGGCGAAAAATTACTCCACGAAGCCGAATTGCATGCAGAAAAATATAAGTGTAATGTATTGTGGTTCAACGCCCGCGAAAACGCCATTCCGTTTTATGAAAAAACAGGCTATTCCGTTCACGGAAATCCTTTTGAAATTGGCGATATTGGCACTCATTTTGTTATGTATAAAAAAATGAACCCGATTTCTTAG
- a CDS encoding DUF6702 family protein — protein MKNKRFLLFLIVCSLAISSFEMHKFYVSVTQINFAQDKKAIQITSRIFIDDLNNALEKKHKKKFYIGSTKESVEEIQILKNYFSENFSIKVNSKSKPTVYLDKEIEDDVIILYHVIRDVSKINSLEIKNTTLFDFLPEQQHIIHTQISGKKLSALLTFENREELLKY, from the coding sequence ATGAAAAATAAAAGATTTCTTCTTTTTTTGATTGTATGTTCTCTTGCCATTTCGTCTTTTGAAATGCACAAATTCTATGTTTCGGTCACACAAATTAACTTTGCTCAAGACAAAAAAGCCATTCAAATTACTAGCCGAATTTTTATTGATGATTTGAATAATGCCTTAGAAAAAAAACATAAGAAGAAATTTTACATCGGATCAACCAAAGAATCAGTCGAAGAAATTCAAATTTTGAAGAATTATTTCAGTGAAAATTTTTCAATAAAAGTCAATAGTAAATCAAAACCAACCGTTTATTTAGACAAAGAAATTGAAGATGATGTGATTATCTTATATCACGTTATCCGAGATGTTTCTAAAATTAATTCGTTAGAAATAAAAAACACCACACTTTTTGACTTCCTTCCCGAACAACAACACATCATTCACACCCAAATTTCAGGTAAAAAACTGAGTGCTTTGCTCACTTTTGAAAACCGTGAAGAGTTGTTAAAATATTGA
- a CDS encoding carboxypeptidase-like regulatory domain-containing protein produces the protein MSKSKIVLIGFLFWVPLLFSQTIIKGKVVVKEQSAEGIHVLNLVSEKAVITNANGEFSIDVSEDDLLVFSAVHLDYWRKSISAKDIKNGFIEVQITPKDIKLEEVVVTEYTKINAQNLGIINYKPKTYTPAERRLKTATDLDPTLGAGTMVGGSISLDPLLNWISGRTKMLKSELEVERKEFLRIKLDNWNQNLFYINELNIPEEYVDGFKYFVVYDEELTGYLNSNSKVLGNFRITQLADEFLTYLKADE, from the coding sequence ATGAGCAAAAGTAAAATTGTACTAATCGGTTTTTTGTTTTGGGTTCCGTTGTTGTTTTCGCAAACCATTATCAAAGGGAAAGTGGTGGTGAAAGAGCAATCGGCCGAAGGTATTCATGTGCTTAATTTGGTTTCGGAAAAAGCAGTGATAACCAATGCAAACGGTGAGTTTTCGATTGATGTTAGCGAAGATGATTTACTCGTTTTTTCTGCTGTTCATTTGGATTATTGGCGAAAGAGTATTTCGGCAAAAGACATTAAAAACGGTTTTATTGAAGTGCAAATTACACCAAAAGATATAAAATTAGAAGAAGTTGTTGTAACAGAATATACCAAAATTAATGCTCAGAATTTGGGAATCATTAATTATAAACCGAAAACGTATACACCGGCAGAACGTCGATTGAAAACCGCAACCGATTTAGATCCAACGTTGGGAGCAGGAACAATGGTGGGCGGATCAATTTCGTTGGATCCATTGCTTAATTGGATTTCCGGCAGAACAAAAATGCTAAAGTCAGAACTGGAAGTGGAAAGAAAAGAATTTCTCCGCATCAAATTAGATAATTGGAATCAAAATCTGTTTTATATCAATGAATTGAATATTCCAGAGGAATATGTGGACGGATTCAAATATTTTGTTGTGTATGATGAAGAGTTAACCGGTTATTTGAATTCAAACAGCAAAGTGCTCGGAAATTTCAGAATTACTCAATTAGCAGATGAATTTTTAACCTATTTGAAAGCGGATGAATAG